The Maylandia zebra isolate NMK-2024a linkage group LG7, Mzebra_GT3a, whole genome shotgun sequence genome contains a region encoding:
- the nop14 gene encoding nucleolar protein 14 → MGKAPKKRSLADKVRKTKTSSEIKNNPFEVKINRKKFDVLGRKSKHDVGLPGVSRSKAVNKRKETLLKEYKQKNRCSKFIDRRFGEYDTKMAPEDKILQRFTMERQRVHEKKDVYNLNEEEELTHYGQSLAEMEKFNDVVNSDDESEEKGLLSAELTASHFGGGGGLLRKKALGEEEEGGQRAKSRQELIEELIQKSKQEKRERQVQREEAQELTEKLDQDWKNIQSLMVKKTPKADKQEEKPKLEEYDMMVRELGFEMKAQPSEKMKTPEELAKEEREKLQKLEADRLRRMMGEEVVEGAQSQIHFSADDLNDGFVLDKHDKKTLAYQDGKWNMGEEEEEEEEDEAEDEEGEGESSEEQESDAEEDEVEEEEEEEEEEEEEGSGEDDGHSDLESEQESENEEEEEASPKPKKTLSKEEVKAQQEAAKAELPYTFAAPESYNDLKDMLRGHTSDNQRLIVARTQKSNHPSLAVGNKLKLQKLFGFLLEYIGELATRSPPELSTIDKLIPEVYALCQMFPDAACKAMQSILGDAAHSMEETLEVKGHAAFPTLDMLIYLKVTALLFPTSDFRHPVTTPALLFISQALTKCPVRSLQDLTSGLVLCSLGVEYVSFSKRFLPELINFLVGTLHLAVQDKASLGYIVVPPFRASGKYSDLLVLSSSESCRSWSKKSLPLSATQQLDLENDPDRDTHRLTCLSTCLDLVKRCCLLYKDLPSFTHIFQPIRTLLSKHLSTQTLPLQELSSEIVEAISSMPVTQSALVFDKRKPIPLKLLTPKIVEVLDYGKKRGSTREEREKERLKHKYKREFKGALREIRKDSRFLAREKLNEVMNRDAERKRKVKELMGSLATQEGEWKSLKRKKK, encoded by the exons ATGGGGAAGGCGCCGAAGAAGAGGAGCCTTGCTGACAAGGTGCGAAAGACCAAAACCTCCTCTGAGATCAAAAACAACCCGTTTGAGGTGAAAATCAACAGAAAGAAATTTGATGTCCTGGGGAGAAAAAGCAAGCATGATGTGGGTCTGCCCGGTGTATCTCGATCCAAAGCCGTCAATAAG agAAAAGAGACCCTGCTGAAGGAATACAAACAGAAGAACAGATGCAGCAAATTTATTGACAGACGTTTTGGAGAGTATGACACCAAGATGGCACCCGAAGACAAAATTCTCCAGAGGTTCACGATGGAGAGACAG cGCGTCCATGAGAAGAAGGACGTGTACAACCTgaatgaggaggaagagctgaCTCATTATGGCCAGTCTTTGGCTGAAATGGAGAAATTCAATGATGTTGTGAATAGCGATGATGAATCAGAAGAAAAGGGTCTATTGTCTG CTGAGCTCACTGCGTCCCACTtcggaggaggaggtggtctcCTCAGGAAGAAGGCattgggggaggaggaggagggaggccaGAGGGCAAAATCCAGGCAGGAGCTCATTGAAGAGCTCATCCAGAAGTCCAAGCAGGAGAAG AGGGAACGCCAGGTGCAGAGAGAGGAGGCCCAGGAGCTGACCGAGAAGCTGGATCAAGACTGGAAGAACATACAGTCTCTGATGGTGAAAAAGACGCCCAAAGCTGACAAACAGGAGGAGAAACCCAAA cTGGAGGAATATGACATGATGGTCAGAGAGCTCGGCTTTGAGATGAAGGCTCAGCCCTCAGAGAAGATGAAAACTCCAGAGGAGCTAGccaaggaagagagagagaagctgcagaaacTCGAG GCTGACCGTCTCAGGAGGATGATGGGAGAGGAAGTCGTGGAAGGTGCACAAAGTCAGATTCACTTCTCTGCTGATGACCTCAATGACGGCTTCGTTCTGGATAAGCATGACAAGAAGACTCTGGCTTATCAG GATGGAAAATGGAACATgggggaggaggaagaagaagaagaagaagatgaggcTGAAGATGAAGAAGGAGAGGGCGAGAGCAGTGAGGAACAGGAATCGGATGCAGAGGAGGATGAAgttgaggaagaagaagaagaggaggaggaggaagaagaggagggaaGTGGTGAAGATGATGGCCACTCAGACCTCGAGTCTGAGCAAGAAAGCGaaaatgaggaggaggaagaggccaGCCCCAAGCCGAAGAAGACTCTCAGCAAAGAGGAAGTGAAGGCCCAGCAGGAGGCAGCCAAAGCAGAGCTCCCATACACATTTGCTG CCCCTGAGAGCTACAACGATCTGAAGGATATGCTACGTGGTCACACCTCTGACAACCAGCGCCTCATTGTGGCCAGAACTCAAAAGAGCAACCACCCCAGTTTGGCTGTAGGCAATAAACTCAAACTGCAG AAACTTTTTGGCTTTCTGTTGGAGTACATCGGAGAGCTGGCCACTAGGAGTCCACCTGAACTTAGCACCATTGATAAGCTCATACC CGAGGTGTACGCTCTGTGCCAGATGTTTCCAGATGCAGCCTGTAAGGCTATGCAGAGCATCCTCGGAGATGCCGCTCATAGCATGGAAGAGACgcttgaggtcaaaggtcacgcaGCTTTCCCTACACTAGACATG CTCATCTACCTTAAGGTGACAGCCCTGCTGTTTCCTACCTCAGACTTCAGGCACCCAGTTACAACTCCAGCGCTGCTTTTCATCAGCCAGGCTCTCACCAAG TGCCCAGTGAGATCATTACAGGACCTAACATCAGGTTTAGTTCTGTGCTCTCTGGGAGTGGAGTATGTCTCTTTTTCAAAGCGCTTCCTGCCTGAGCTCATCAACTTCCTGGTTGGGACGCTACACCTGGCAGTGCAGGACAAGGCATCTTTGG GTTACATTGTGGTGCCACCCTTCAGAGCATCAGGAAAATACAGCGATCTTTTAGTGCTGTCATCGTCAGAGTCCTGCAGGAGCTGGAGCAAAAAAAGCCTCCCACTCTCTGCTACTCAGCAGCTGGACCTCGAAAACGACCCTGATAGAGATACCCACAG GTTAACGTGTTTGTCTACTTGCCTCGACCTGGTGAAGAGGTGCTGCTTGCTCTACAAAGACCTCCCCTCCTTCACACACATctttcagccaatcagaacgCTTCTTTCAAAACATCTTTCCACCCAAACATTACCATTACAG GAGCTTAGCAGTGAGATCGTGGAGGCCATTAGCAGTATGCCTGTGACTCAGAGTGCGCTTGTTTTTGACAAGAGAAAGCCTATTCCTCTGAAGCTGCTCACGCCCAAGATTGTTGAAGT